A single region of the Caretta caretta isolate rCarCar2 chromosome 25, rCarCar1.hap1, whole genome shotgun sequence genome encodes:
- the LOC125627128 gene encoding perilipin-3 yields MSSEENAATHTSPQSEEPEQHQRNVVSRVANLPLVSSTYDMVSTAYTSTKENHPYIKSVCDVAEKGVKTITAVAVGSAQPILAKLEPQIATVNEYACKGLDKLEEKLPILQQPTEKVVADTKELVSSTVTGARDAISSTVSGAKGAVTGVVDIAKGAVQDSMEMTRSVVTSSVNTVMGSRVGQMVVTGVDAMLGKSEELVDHYLPMTDQELAKLATSVEGFEMASVEQQRQQQSYFVRLGSLSTKLRHRAYQHSLGKLRNARQSTQEALSQLHQTIELIECVKQGVDQKLHGGQEKLHQMWLEWSRRRSEEKEDSDAAQPEQVESQTLVMFRGITQQLQTTCLNLMSNVQGLPASIQDKVQELRHNVEELHASFSAAHSFQDLSSTILTQSRERVAKARQSMDELLDFVVQNAPLPWLVGPFAPSLVELPAIPTAGKDGEEAQQGEDEKVDSTAQQASVPKENP; encoded by the exons ATGTCTTCTGAGGAAAATGCTGCAACCCACACTTCCCCTCAGAGCGAGGAGCCCGAGCAGCACCAGCGG AATGTCGTGAGCAGGGTGGCCAACCTACCCTTGGTCAGCTCCACCTATGACATGGTTTCCACGGCCTACACCTCCACCAAAGAGAATCACCCATACATCAAATCCGTCTGCGACGTGGCGGAGAAAGGCGTGAAGACCATCACCGCCGTGGCTGTCGGCAGCGCCCAGCCAATCCTGGCCAAACTGGAGCCACAGA TTGCGACAGTGAATGAGTACGCATGCAAGGGGCTGGATAAACTGGAGGAGAAGCTGCCAATTCTTCAACAGCCAACTGAAAAG GTTGTGGCTGACACCAAGGAGCTGGTGTCTTCTACCGTGACTGGTGCTAGAGATGCCATCTCCAGCACTGTCAGTGGAGCAAAGGGTGCGGTGACAGGGGTGGTGGACATAGCCAAAGGAGCTGTCCAGGATAGCATGGAGATGACCAGATCAGTGGTGACCAGCAGCGTGAACACAGTCATGGGGTCCAGAGTGGGCCAGATGGTGGTGACCGGAGTGGATGCCATGTTGGGGAAATCAGAAGAGCTGGTGGATCATTACCTCCCCATGACTGATCAAGAACTAG CTAAGCTGGCCACCTCTGTGGAAGGCTTCGAGATGGCGTCCGTGGAGCAGCAGAGGCAACAGCAGAGTTACTTTGTGCGCCTGGGGTCCCTGTCCACCAAGCTCCGCCACCGGGCCTACCAGCACTCCCTGGGCAAGCTGAGGAATGCCCGGCAGAGCACCCAAGAGGCTCTGTCCCAGCTCCACCAAACCATAGAACTG ATTGAATGTGTCAAGCAGGGTGTGGACCAGAAGCTCCATGGTGGCCAGGAGAAACTGCACCAGATGTGGCTGGAGTGGAGCAGGAGGCGGTCTGAGGAGAAAGAGGACTCTGATGCTGCGCAGCCAGAG CAGGTGGAATCTCAGACACTGGTCATGTTCCGTGGCATCACCCAACAGCTGCAAACCACCTGCCTGAACCTAATGTCCAATGTCCAAGGCCTCCCTGCCAGCATCCAGGACAAGGTGCAGGAGCTCCGTCACAATGTCGAAGAACTCCACGCCTCCTTCTCCGCTGCCCATTCCTTCCAAGACCTGTCCAGCACCATCCTGACCCAGAGCCGGGAGAGGGTGGCCAAGGCCCGGCAGTCTATGGATGAGCTGCTGGACTTTGTGGTGCAGAATGCTCCCCTGCCTTGGCTTGTGGGACCTTTTGCTCCCAGCCTGGTAGAGCTACCAGCTATTCCAACTGCTGGAAAGGATGGGGAGGAGGCCCAGCAAGGTGAAGATGAGAAGGTGGACAGCACCGCTCAGCAAGCCTCTGTGCCAAAGGAGAACCCTTAG
- the LRG1 gene encoding leucine-rich alpha-2-glycoprotein — protein MGRLGIALLAALMSSLPCWLGTPCPPVPTSSNITQFVCTSPSLSSFPTGFPEETLMISVEFTNLSSIGPDALQKLPNLRELHLSNNQLRSLPGSLFRDLPALRVLDLTNNLLEGLPPEIVDSHSPLQHLVLNGNRLGALEPAWFQTLRELEWLDVSNNRLQALPPNCFQNLSSLKSLDLSHNHLGRLAPELLAGLPSLERLNLEGNQLHSIVEHTFDLVPHLRYLFLQHNNLSSLPAQLFGKLGQLALLDLSNNTLTSLAPCFSEQNLTLELDLSRNPWACDCTMLAFMRWVAGRSVGLYTLQHTLCGTPENLKGRTVAAAAKDALVASCSAAPTERPSPCSLPRGHASPAERGWPRWQHPAPSGQPAS, from the coding sequence ATGGGCCGTTTGGGGATCGCCCTGTTGGCTGCACTCATGtcctcccttccctgctggctgggcacccccTGCCCACCCGTGCCCACCTCCAGCAACATCACACAATTTGTCTGCACCTCCCCGTCCCTCAGCAGCTTCCCAACCGGCTTCCCCGAGGAGACGCTGATGATCTCTGTGGAGTTCACCAACCTCTCCAGCATCGGCCCAGACGCCCTGCAGAAGCTCCCCAACCTCCGAGAGCTGCATCTCTCCAACAATCAGCTGAGGAGCCTCCCCGGCAGCCTCTTCCGGGATCTGCCAGCGCTGCGGGTCTTGGATCTCACCAACAACCTCCTGGAAGGCCTGCCCCCAGAGATCGTGGACTCCCATAGCCCTCTGCAGCACCTGGTTCTGAATGGGAACAGGCTGGGGGCCTTGGAGCCAGCGTGGTTCCAGACACTGCGGGAGCTGGAGTGGTTAGATGTGTCCAATAACCGGCTGCAGGCTCTGCCTCCAAATTGCTTCCAGAATCTGAGCAGCCTGAAAAGCCTTGACCTGTCCCATAACCACCTGGGCAGGCTGGCCCCGGAGCTGCTGGCCGGCCTGCCCAGCCTGGAGAGGTTAAACCTGGAAGGCAACCAGCTCCACTCCATTGTCGAGCACACCTTCGACCTGGTGCCACACCTTCGGTACCTCTTCCTCCAGCACAACAACCTGAGCTCGCTGCCCGCACAGCTCTTCGGCAAGCTGGGCCAGCTGGCCCTCCTGGATCTCTCCAACAACACCCTGACCTCGCTGGCCCCCTGCTTCTCAGAGCAGAACCTGACGCTGGAGCTGGATCTGTCCAGGAACCCGTGGGCGTGTGACTGCACCATGCTCGCCTTCATGCGGTGGGTGGCGGGCCGCTCGGTCGGCCTGTACACCCTCCAGCACACCCTCTGCGGGACCCCCGAGAACCTCAAGGGCCGGACGGTGGCAGCCGCGGCCAAGGACGCGCTCGTTGCTTCCTGCTCGGCTGCACCCACAGAGCGCCCGAGCCCCTGCAGCCTCCCTCGGGGCCACGCTTCCCCAGCGGAGCGTGGCTGGCCCAGGTGGCAGCACCCAGCTCCAAGTGGGCAGCCTGCCAGCTAG